From the genome of bacterium:
CGCGAGAGGCGAGGGCAGCCGCGGTGGCCTCGGCGGCAGCCGCGCTGCCGATCGGCGAAAACGGCGCCTCCTCGATCACCTGGGCTCCCACGGCACGCGCCGTTTCGTCGTCGGCATCCATTACGTGCACCACTCCCACGCTCAGTCGGCAGCCCGCCTCAGCACAGCGGTTCAGGATTTCAATACCACTTCCACCGCCGCATATCACGTGAACCCGAGGACCGGTGCCCCTAACCGCCGGCCCCGGAGCCACCGTCAGGTATGGACGCCCGGTTCTGGCATCTACCCGAACGGCCACGCCGGCGCCGAACGCCTCACGGATGAGGTCTGGAGCGACCACGTCAGCCGGCCGACCGCTGGCAAGGAGGCGGCCATGGCTCAGCAGCGCCACACGATCGCAGAAGCTGGCCGCCAGGTTCAGGTCGTGGATCGCCGCCACCGCGGTGAGGCCGCGCCCAGCCAGGGTCCTCAGCAGCTCCATGATCTCAAGCTGCCGCCCCAGGTCAAGGTGGGCCGTGGGTTCGTCCAGAAGCAGGAGACGCGGCTGCTGGGCCAGGGCCCTGGCGATCAGCACTCGCTGTCGCTCTCCGCCGCTCAGGGCCTCTATGGCGCGGTCGGCCAGTTCCATAGCACCGGTCTGCTCCAGGGCCTCGTCAACGGCCCGCAGATCGGCCGCGCCGGGTCGCGCCAGCCTTCCCAGATGTGGCGCTCTCGCCCACGCCACGGCCTCGCGTACGGTGACACCTACCGGCACGACCGGGTGCTGCGGCAGGACCGAGATCTGCCGGGCCAGCACCTCTATGGGCGTCTCGTGCGGGGCGAAGCCCTCCACGAGCACGCTGCCCGCATCCGGGCCCACCGCGCCTGCTATCGCGCGCAGGAGTGTGGTCTTGCCCGCGCCGTTGGGTCCAACGATACCAAAGAACGCCCCGGATGGTATCTCCAGGGAGACACCACCCAGCGCCGTGATACCCGCCAGCCGGCAGACCAGTCCAGCGATCTCGACCCGACACCCACCTGCGGCGGAAAGCCTACCGTCCATTGCCCAGCAGCCTGGCGATCAGCTCCAGGCCTTCCACCACGCGGGGGCCGGGCCGAGCTACCAGCGAGGTCGGCAGATCGTACACGCGGCCCGCCCGCACCGCGTCCAGGACGGCCCAGCCGGGTCTCCCGCGCAGACGGTCTCCTCCGCGGTAGAGCAGCAGGATCACCTGTGGGTTCCGGCTGAGGACATCCTCGAGCGGCACCGGAACGTACCCGCGGCGATTGCCGAAGATGTTGGCGCCCCCGGCGCGGGTGACCAGATCATCCACCAGCGTCGAGCCGCCCGCAGCCAGCACGGGCTCATGCCACACCTCGATGTAGGCGGTGCGCCGGATGACCGGGCGAACGGCTGCTGCCCGGCGCCGGAGGTGCAGCGCCAGTCCCTCGGCCTCCCGGATGCGGCCCGTCACCCGGCCCAGCAGCCTGACCAGATCAACCGTCCCGTCAACCGAGGCGGCGTCCACCGCCAGCACGGGCAGGCGGAGCGCCCGCAGGCGAACAAGCTGGTCGTGTTGCAGACTCGGCATTCCGACAACCAGATCCGGCTTGAGGGCCACAACGCGCTCCAGGCTGACCACCGCGCCGCCCACGCGCGTCCTGCCACGAACCCGCTCCGGCGGGTAGTCGTCGGAGTCGCTGATCCCGATGACCTCCCGGTCCAAGCCCAGGGCGAAGAGGACCTCTGTCACGCTCGGAGCCATTGAGACGATCCGGACCGGCCTGGCCCGGATCGTGACGCGGACCCCGGAGGCATCCGTGAGCGTCATCGGATAGGCGCCGGCGCCTGCGGCGGCCTGGACGCCGCCAGAAACAGAGCCCAGCAAGGCCAGCGCGAGGCAGGTGGATGCCGCCGCGAAACTCACCGCCGGGCCCCCCTCGGCTTCCTGGCCACAATCCTGCCAAGTGCGCGGGAGCGCCCGCCCTCACGGAAGAGGCCCTCCTGAAGATAGAGCACCTCCCAGTTCCGGAACCGGCGCTGCAACTCGCCCTTTCTGAGCCGGTGTGCGGGCCCGCGTGGGCCAGGATCCGGCTCGGGCCACTCCAGGTGGGTCTCCAGGATCATAACCCCACCGGGCCGCACCGCCTCCTGCATCGCCGTGAGCAGCTTCCTCTTCAGGAAGAACGTGTTCACGACCACATGGTACCGCGCCTTCGGAAACCGGTAGGTATCGAGATCCGCCTCGACCCACCGCACGCGCAGGCGCCTCCGTGCAGCCCGGCGGGCCGCTACTGCCAGCGCGGTCGGTGAGATGTCAACGGCGCATACGTCGTAGCCGGCCGATGCCAGCAGCAGGGCGTTGCGCCCCAAGCCGGTGGCCACGTCCAGCGCGCGGCCCCGCGGCAATAGCGGCAGCCACCTCCTCAGCAGGCCCGACGGCGGCCCGTCGTGCACGCGCTCGCCCGCGATGTACCTGGCTTCCCACTTTCCGCGATCAACCTTCATCCCGCATCCCCTCAGCGCCCCTCCAGCCTCTAGCGCCCCGACAGCGCGCCCGGACGGACGGATCGAAACCCCAGGTCCAGCAACTGCTCCGCGTCACCGAAAACGTTGCGGCTGTTGAGCACCACCACGAGGATCTGCCGGCCGTCCCGCGTGGCCGAGGCAACCAGCGAAGGCCCTGACGCCGCGGTCCACCCGGTCTTCACCCCATCGGCCCCAGGATAGCGACCGAGAAGCTGGTTGGTGTTGACGAGGCGCTGGGGCGGTCGGCCAGGCCGTATCAGGTCCCAGGTCTCGGTGCGCACGAGCGCTGCGAGATCCGCGTTGCGCAGTGCGTGCCGCGCGATCAGGGCAAGGTCGAGGGCGGTGCTGTGGTGCCCCGAGGCCTCAAACCCGTGCGGGTTGACAAACTGGCTCTCGTGGGCGCCCAACTGTCGCGCCCTGGCGTTCATCTCTTCGACAAAGCGCTCGGTATTGACGAAGGCCCCTTCAGCCACCGCCACCGCTGCGTCGTTCGCCGAGCGGAGCATCATCGCCAGCAGCAGATCCCTGATCGGCCACTTCTCCCCGGCCTCCAGACCAATGACTGCTCCCTGACGCTGGGCGGAAGCGCGGGCACTCACCGTGACGACCGCGCCGGCAGGCAGGCGCTCGAGGGCGATGATCGCGGTTAGGATCTTCGTGGTGGACGCCGGAGGCCACCGGCGGTGCGCCTCGCGCGCGTGCAGGATGCGGCCGGTCCTGGCATCCATGACGATCGCGGCGGTGGGTCCATCGGGTGCGGTGGGTCCGGCATAGGCCGGCGCCGTACTCGCCGGTTCCACCGCGCACACCGCCAGCAGCAGACCCGCGAGCAGGGCGTGCCGGAGCACGGCGTTCACCCCGCCGGATCGAGCATGACCTGCACACCTCGCTCACCCGCGGGCGGCAGATCCGACAGACTGCGGAGGCCGAAGTACCGCATGAACCGTTCCGTGGTCCCAAACAGCATGGGGCGTCCCACCGTCTCGCGCCGGCCCACCACGCGGATCAGATGGCGTTCGAGCAGGCGTTCGATGTGCCAATCGCTGCTGCTTCCGCGGATCTGCTCGATGTCGCCCCGCGTTGCCGGCTGCCTGTAGGCAATGATCGCCAGGGTCTCGAGGGCTCCCTTGGACAGCGACTCGCCGTGCTCGCACTGCAGAAACCGGCGCACAAGGTCGGCGTGCTCGGGCCTGGTGCAGAGCTGATAGCCGCCGGCGACCGCCTGCACCTGGAGGCCGCCGTCGGCCAGACGCGTCTCGAGGTGCTCTACCGCCTCCCGAGCGCGGTCCGCTGGGGCGTCCAACACGGCTGCCAGGCGATCGAGTGGTACCGGCCGGTCGGCGACAAACAGCAGGCTCTCAACCGAGCGCGCCAGTTCCCCGATCTCAGCAGAGGATACCATCTAGGCCCTCTTCACCATGATCGGCGCCAGCGGGGAAGCCTGCTGCACCCGCACCTTCTGGCCCATGATCAACTCCAGCAACGCCAGGAACGTCACCACCACGACGACGGTGGTCGCCCGCCGCGGAAACAGCGCCGAGAACTCCAGGCCCTGCGGCGCGTCATCCAGCGCACCCAGGATGGCCGCCATGCGATCGGCAACCCGGACCGGCTCATCCACCACCTCGGCGGCGCGCTCCTCCCGGGCACGTGCAAGCACCTCTGCGAACGCCCGGAAGAGATCCTCGACCGTCACTCCCTCCAACAGGACGTCTGCCGGCTCCCCCTGCCGGGGCCGCACGAAGACCTGCTGCTGGAGACTCTCAAGCACCCGAAGCGCCTCGGCGGCTTCCTTGAAGGCTCGGTACTCTGCGAGCTGCTCCTCCAGGCGCTCCGGCAGGTCACTGTCCTCGGGAACCTGGATGAGCTCAGGCGGAGGGGGCTTGGGCAGGAGCGACCTCGCCTTCATCTCCACAAGCGCGGCCAGCAGCCAAAGCGTCTCGACGGCCTGATTGAGGTCCAGCGATTCCTTAGAGCGCCGCAGGAACTCGTCTGCCATCTCAGCCAGCGGGATCTCGTTGAGATCTATCTTCCCCTGGTTGGCGAGCGTTACCAGCAGGTCAAGCGGGCCCTCGAAGCCGGGTACGCTTACCGTGTAGGCAGGTGCGGCGGTGCGGGCAAGTGGGCCGGACGGTTCGGTCGTCATCAGAGGCCGCCTGCGCCAATCGCCAGCCCGACCAACCATCGCACGGGCAGATCCAGCAGGAGACCGATGAAGCGGCCGGGCAGCAGGATCAAGGCCAGCAACAGCAGCGGGCCGAACTGGGCCATCCGGTCGTAGGATCGAGCCTGGGCCGGGGGCAGAAGACCGGAGATGATTTTCGATCCGTCCAGCGGGGGAACGGGCAGCAGGTTGAAGATGGCCAACACCGCGTTGATGAAGATCACGGTCAGCAGCAGGCTCCCCGGCCAGGCGCCCGGCTCTACCAGGCCGAGCTGGTAGACCAGCCCCAGCAGGAGCGCCGTTGCCACGTTCGCGAGCGGGCCGGCAGCCGCCACCACCAGCATCCCCCGGCGCGGGTCGGGGAAGTACCTGGGGTTCACCTCGACCGGCTTCGCCCACCCGAACCCTGCGAGCAGGAGCAGCAATGACCCCATCGGGTCCAGGTGCACAACCGGGTTGAGCGAGAGGCGGCCGCGGGTGCGGGGTGTGGGATCGCCCAGCCGGTCGGCGGCCCATGCGTGCGCGAACTCGTGTACCGTGACGGCAACCAGAATCG
Proteins encoded in this window:
- a CDS encoding ABC transporter ATP-binding protein, giving the protein MDGRLSAAGGCRVEIAGLVCRLAGITALGGVSLEIPSGAFFGIVGPNGAGKTTLLRAIAGAVGPDAGSVLVEGFAPHETPIEVLARQISVLPQHPVVPVGVTVREAVAWARAPHLGRLARPGAADLRAVDEALEQTGAMELADRAIEALSGGERQRVLIARALAQQPRLLLLDEPTAHLDLGRQLEIMELLRTLAGRGLTAVAAIHDLNLAASFCDRVALLSHGRLLASGRPADVVAPDLIREAFGAGVAVRVDARTGRPYLTVAPGPAVRGTGPRVHVICGGGSGIEILNRCAEAGCRLSVGVVHVMDADDETARAVGAQVIEEAPFSPIGSAAAAEATAAALASRAVIIAPTPIGPGNLRNLEVAEAALAAGVPVIMVEGQEARDFTGGAAAAAALRLAASGAHVVPDVPSAIEALSRLLARRGAHP
- a CDS encoding helical backbone metal receptor, translated to MSFAAASTCLALALLGSVSGGVQAAAGAGAYPMTLTDASGVRVTIRARPVRIVSMAPSVTEVLFALGLDREVIGISDSDDYPPERVRGRTRVGGAVVSLERVVALKPDLVVGMPSLQHDQLVRLRALRLPVLAVDAASVDGTVDLVRLLGRVTGRIREAEGLALHLRRRAAAVRPVIRRTAYIEVWHEPVLAAGGSTLVDDLVTRAGGANIFGNRRGYVPVPLEDVLSRNPQVILLLYRGGDRLRGRPGWAVLDAVRAGRVYDLPTSLVARPGPRVVEGLELIARLLGNGR
- a CDS encoding methyltransferase domain-containing protein — encoded protein: MKVDRGKWEARYIAGERVHDGPPSGLLRRWLPLLPRGRALDVATGLGRNALLLASAGYDVCAVDISPTALAVAARRAARRRLRVRWVEADLDTYRFPKARYHVVVNTFFLKRKLLTAMQEAVRPGGVMILETHLEWPEPDPGPRGPAHRLRKGELQRRFRNWEVLYLQEGLFREGGRSRALGRIVARKPRGARR
- a CDS encoding D-alanyl-D-alanine carboxypeptidase family protein, with amino-acid sequence MNAVLRHALLAGLLLAVCAVEPASTAPAYAGPTAPDGPTAAIVMDARTGRILHAREAHRRWPPASTTKILTAIIALERLPAGAVVTVSARASAQRQGAVIGLEAGEKWPIRDLLLAMMLRSANDAAVAVAEGAFVNTERFVEEMNARARQLGAHESQFVNPHGFEASGHHSTALDLALIARHALRNADLAALVRTETWDLIRPGRPPQRLVNTNQLLGRYPGADGVKTGWTAASGPSLVASATRDGRQILVVVLNSRNVFGDAEQLLDLGFRSVRPGALSGR
- the scpB gene encoding SMC-Scp complex subunit ScpB codes for the protein MVSSAEIGELARSVESLLFVADRPVPLDRLAAVLDAPADRAREAVEHLETRLADGGLQVQAVAGGYQLCTRPEHADLVRRFLQCEHGESLSKGALETLAIIAYRQPATRGDIEQIRGSSSDWHIERLLERHLIRVVGRRETVGRPMLFGTTERFMRYFGLRSLSDLPPAGERGVQVMLDPAG
- a CDS encoding ScpA family protein; this translates as MTTEPSGPLARTAAPAYTVSVPGFEGPLDLLVTLANQGKIDLNEIPLAEMADEFLRRSKESLDLNQAVETLWLLAALVEMKARSLLPKPPPPELIQVPEDSDLPERLEEQLAEYRAFKEAAEALRVLESLQQQVFVRPRQGEPADVLLEGVTVEDLFRAFAEVLARAREERAAEVVDEPVRVADRMAAILGALDDAPQGLEFSALFPRRATTVVVVVTFLALLELIMGQKVRVQQASPLAPIMVKRA
- a CDS encoding site-2 protease family protein; the protein is MLRGDPQVLLLRVIAILVAVTVHEFAHAWAADRLGDPTPRTRGRLSLNPVVHLDPMGSLLLLLAGFGWAKPVEVNPRYFPDPRRGMLVVAAAGPLANVATALLLGLVYQLGLVEPGAWPGSLLLTVIFINAVLAIFNLLPVPPLDGSKIISGLLPPAQARSYDRMAQFGPLLLLALILLPGRFIGLLLDLPVRWLVGLAIGAGGL